The following nucleotide sequence is from Vulpes lagopus strain Blue_001 chromosome 1, ASM1834538v1, whole genome shotgun sequence.
AACATAATAGATGTAAATAATACAGGCGTTCCCCATTATCATGGATGATATATGGACATTATCTAATGtgctatctcttttttttaaagatttttattattcatgagagacagagagagagggagagagacagaggcaaagacaaaagcagagggagaagcaggctccatgcggggagcctgatgtgggactcgatcctggaaccctggaaTCACTCCCTGGGGTCaaaggtgctaaactgctgcaccacgcAGGTGTCCCATGCTATGTCTTGTCTCGTCtcgtctcttctcttcttttcttttcttcttttttctttcttttctttcttttcttttgttttcttttctttcttttctttcgagagagagagagagagagagagacaggcagagacaggcagagggagaagcaggctccgtgcaggaagcctgacatgggactcgatcccaggtctccaagatcacaccctgggctgcaggcggcgctaaaccgctgagccaccggggctgccctcctgtgCTATGTCTTTAATGTAAAGCTTTGCACTTGCAGACTATTTGATAATCATTGCTATGTGAGATCATCTCTCTGTCACAATCCCATGCTTTTAACTTGagttttggtgtttgtttttataatcttgTGATGTAGactgaaatgggaaaaatgacTTACTTTGGATTGGACAGATTGGTTTTGTATAAGAAAGCTctgctcaggggcacctgggtggctcagtcagctaagtgtccctcttggttttggctcagattgtgatctcgaGGTtgagggattgagccctgcacgaggctctgtgctcagtggggagtctgcctgggattctgtcgccctcccttcccccacttgtgctttctctctctctctaaaaataagtaaatcttcaaaataaaacaaaacactgcttAGTGTTGATGAGGATGAAATGGTTGAGTAAGACCCTAAggaaaactagattttaaatctCCCTGAAGGTGTTTTGGAGTAGTCAGGGCCTTCATCTTCTGGAGGAGGCTAGTCTTACCTGGCAATAGGGAGTGGGGAAAATCTCCCCAAAGCATTGAGTAAATTTTGCTTTGTTATTCGTGATCATGATCACTCTATAGAACTTGGATCCACACAGACAAAACAAATCATACTGAGTCATTATTTGATTGTCTAGTGCAGAAGTTTTGATAGGCCCTTGGcttcttctctttgcttctgtGCTAGTTACTAGCAGCATTGAGGTGAGACTCCTGTCAGTTCTTCTTACTTTGCAGCTATTTAGTGGAGGGGGGAATGACCTTCTTGACTAAAGTGAAATTTGATGTTAGCTttcatattaatttaataattacatACTGGttgatttaaaactttaaaagggaaaaaaatttcttctagTTATTAGATCTTTATCCCTGGGGAGGAAGTGATAGTGTAATTTTTAATGGTTCTCATCtttttgagtgcttattatgtgccatgcatgttttaaatgctttatgtACATAATCTGTTTGATCCTCCTCCAACTTAATGCAATACTATTTTCAGGTAAGGAAAATGAGgtacagaaaaattataaataacttttcCACGATTACATAGCCAGGATTTGAAAGGAGGCAGTCTGGCTGCAGAGATTGTGCCCTAAAGGGCTTTGCTTGCTGTAGATATTTATCCTCTCTGTGTTGATTTACAGGTGAGCATGTTAGGGAAAGGATTTGGTGATGTCGGTGAAGCCAAAGGTGGCAGTACCACCGGCTCCCAGTTCTTGGAGCAGTTCAAGACTGCTCAGGCCCTGGCCCAGTTGGCGGCACAACATTCTCAGTCTggaaccaccaccacctcctcttgGGACATGGGCTCTGCCTCCCAATCCCCTTCGCTGGTGCAGTACGGTGAGAAGGATGGAAAGTGACTTGAATTCTTTAAACATTGGAGCATTAATGCCAGGAGCTGGTGAAAGtcaggggtggggttgggtggaAAAACGTGTCCTGAAGTTAGGGGAAGGGCTGCCAGCTGGCTAATTTCCCGAACTGATTTTCCCCAGTCAGATAGGCTGAGTTCAGAATGCTGGGGGGAAGAGTAAAGATTTGAGACTCAGTATCTCTTTATCAAAATTAGATACATACATAGTTGTAGTCTTCAGTTGccctggggttttttttagattctccCTAGATTGGTTTTTAGTGTTTGAAAACAACATGTTACCTTTGAAAAGGTTCACGGACTTGACCATTTTAGAATTTTACACTCTAAATATGGGCATTTCCTGGGCTCCTTCTTACACAGGCAGGGTAATAGCACTGATTCCATTAACCTATACTTAGAACGGATATGATCCAGTGATTGTCACTTTTAGAAAtgagagtaaatcctaaaagaGAACCTGTTTATATGGGGTACTGAATCTTTAGGGCCTTATTTTGTAGCTCTAGAGTAGGATAATAGCATTTTATTGAGGTTTATTAGCATCTCTGGCCTTACACATGTTGGGTTTCTTCATGCAGATTTGAAGAACCCAAATGATTCAACAGTGCACAGCCCCTTTACCAAACGCCAGGCTTTCACCCCATCTTCAACCATGATGGAGGTGTTCCTTCAGGAGAAGCCATCCGCGGTGGCTACCTCCACAGCTGCACCTCCACCCCCGTCTTCTCCTCTGCCAAGCAAATCCACCTCGGCCCCACAGATGTCTCCCGGGTCTTCAGACAACCAGTCCTCCAGTCCACAGCCGGCTCAGCAAAAATTGAAACAGCAGAAGAAAAAGGCCTCCTTGACTTCAAAGGTATTTGAATTTTTGAGATGGGTGTCATCTTAGGGCATAAGGGATGCGGGATTAGGGAATTGAGAGTCTAAGGGGAGAgtctggatccctgggtgactcagcgatttagcgcctgccttcagcccagggagtgatcctggagtcctgggatcgagtcccatatctgactcctgcatggagcctgcttctccctctgcctgtgttctctgcccccccccctcatgaataaataaacatttaaaaaaaaaaggggggggagagtCTGCATGTTtgaaggagaaattttttttttattagtcctATAGTAAGGTTGTAATAAAACCATTACTTTTACTTTACAGATTCCTGCTCTGGCTGTGGAAATGCCTGGCTCAGCAGATATCTCAGGGCTAAACCTGCAGTTTGGGGCATTGCAGTTTGGGTCAGAGCCTGTCCTTTCTGATTATGAGTCCACCCCCACCACGAGCGCCTCTTCAAGCCAGGCTCCAAGTAGCCTCTATACCAGCACGGCCAGGTAGAAGAAACATCAATTTTAAGACTTTAGTTCTTGAGCTTCTACTACTTTTTCTGAGTCTCTTGCTGATTCCTATAACTCTGAAGAGGCCCAGCCTCTGACTGAGTGAAGGAAAAGTAGTAGCCCGATTGTATTTTGTGaagcatttcaaaataaacagatGGAAATATACCGCTAGGGTACTTCTAGAGTGTCCATGCCCAGTTCTGAAGAGGCATGTGTAGCACCTTTAACGGGAGGACCTTGGCATCTGGCTAATGATGCTTTTGGCACATTTGGTCCTTTGGTGTGGGCTTTATGCCAATGAAGGGTGTGACTGGCCTACTAGGGAATATATAGCATTGATACAGCATATAAGTTAAAAGAAAcctttcctgccttctctgaTAACTTTTAGGGAGGGCCAACGTAAGCAATAGAAAATCCTGGAGGAATTTCTGGGACTAGGCTGTTTTCCTCAgtactttgaatttaaaaatacaggtaTTAAGCCCTAGCGAATCATAACTGCAATTAAtgcatgtgaatattttaaaagttcttcttAGGGGAGTTCTACTTCATATCTAATGGGGCTATTGAGAGAGCAGGGGTCTCAGAATTCCTTAAAATGAATATGAGTAAAAGGTAAATTTTCCTGTGCTTAGGGTTCACGTTAGGatatatcaaaggaaaaaaaataaaggatatatcAAAGGAGTCAGAGTAGTCCTTTCTACTTTGGCCTCTTTTTCTTACGGGTATAAGAATGTAGGTGAGCTGTTTTTAGGTTAGACCCCTGACTCTGTAGGATGTAGAATACCTATGATTGTCAGGAGAAAATCGTTTATTTGTTGCTAGAAGTTTTCTTTCTGAATGTAATGGAATTACTATTATAGAAGATCTCCGCCATTTCCTTGTTACCAGTGGGTCTGTTCTGCTTCATTTCTCTGAGATTTTCCTTCTGCATTCCCCACAGTGAATCTTCATCCACAATCTCATCTAACCAGAGTCAGGAATCCGGTTATCAGAGCGGTCCAATTCAGTCGACAACCTATACCTCCCAAAATAATGCTCAGGGTCCTCTGTATGAACAGAGGTCCACACAGACTCGGCGATACCCCAGCTCGATCTcctcatcaccccaaaaggaccTGACTCAGGCAAAGGTAGTGGGTTTACAAGTCCCTGGGTGCTAGTTAGGACAATATTGGGCAAAGACTCTTCAGTGTCTCTCTCTTCTTGACAAATTGTGCTGGGATTCCTCAGAAGTGCTGACTGAGAAGCTGAAACCACATTTCTGTGATTGGTGATTAAAAAGTTCTTTTCACCAAACCTGGAGATTCAGAGCCAGAAAACCATTCTCTTTGCAGTAGAGATTACTTCTCTATGGTAGAATCAGTGTCAAataattgtttacttttttgagaCGATCTGAGTGCTAGACCCCTGGGTGTCTATCAGTAGATACCTTGCTGACCCAGCAAGGGGACAGCATGTCCCAGGGTGCTGTGGAGGGACAGTCATGTGCAGCCAGAAACTGGCTGGTTTGGCTGAACCTGACATACTTCCTGtcctcccccagggccctggaCTTAGGCCTTTCCTGTGTCTCCTCTGGGTTTGTGACCTCTTGAGCAGTTTAGGGGTTGTCTTTGCTGCCATGGGTCACAAAGGATTGGTGTGCCTTGTTTTCGTTCCCATTTTAAATTCTTGTAGTTTTGTTTGCTAGTCTTTGTTCTGTTAATCCTTTAGTTAGCTTGCAGGTTTATTAATGGAAATTGAGCTGAGTCAGTGCTAACTTGACCTGTTTCCTTGAGTTTGTCTCTTCCTTACTCCTCTGTTTTTTTGTCCCAGAATGGCTTCAGCTCTGTGCAGGCCACGCAGTTACAGACCACGCAATCTGTTGAAGGTGAGTGTTCTCTAGACATTTGCCTCTACATTCTAgtgtttttcctcctcttttagtatttttgcttttcttagaTTATAGTGAGAAGAGCCCTGGCTCTTCTGGTTATACTCTTCATTTGGTTCTGCTTTGCTATTTAATAGCAAACAAATCtaagtttttctgtgttttatttatttatttatttatttatttttttatttatggtagtcacagagagagagaggcagagacacaggcagagggagaagcaggctccatgcaccgagagcccgatgtgggattcgatcccgggtctccaggatcgcgccccgggccaaaggcaggcgccaaaccgctgtgccacccagggatcccttttctgtGTTTTAGAACAGTGATAACACCTTTGGCTCCTTTGTTGGGTAAATGAGTTCAGTGCTCTGAAATGCttggaatttagaaaaaaaaaaagaaagaaagaaaaaggagagagtcAACCTAAACACATATGGTCCATTATTAAATAACTCAACACTTTTAGTTTGGGGACAGCCTAGGACTCCCATGAACAGGAGTTATCTCTTCACTTTTCATAGACACTCCTTTTCCTCTGATGAGGTGAAttatttatgctttatttctaGGTGCTACAGGCGCTGCAGTGAAATCTGACTCACCTTCTGCTCCTGGCATCCCCCCTCTCAGTGAAACCGTGTCTGCAGCTTCCTTACTGACAACAGCCGGTCAACATTCATCATCGTTGGGTGGCTTGAGCCATGGTGAGGAGAGTCCAAATACTACCACCACACAACACAGCAGGTGATTTGGGTTGCGGCTGGATGCTGGGGTTGGGAGGGGTGGTATTGGCTCCCTGCCTCGGTCCTGCCCTTGCTGCCTGGTGGGGGCCACATTAGTGAGGTGGACGACTTGAAAGCTGtgggaagcagaagcagaggaggCCTGTCCTCCTTTCTCAGCAGCTGCTCTCGTTCTGTCTGCTGCCCACCTTTGGCTGGCCACAGTGCTCCCCACGATCTCAGGCTTCCTTGGTCCCATATTCTGCCTTATCTCCTCGTCTGTGTTCCTGACAGAAGCTCCCAGTCAAATAATCATAGCACTGTGGCTGATGGCAACCTCTTCTTTGCAGCACATTATCCACACAGCAGAATACCCTTTCGTCATCCACATCTTCGGGGCGCACTTCTACATCCACTCTTTTGGTAAGTGTGATGCTGCAAAAGAGAACGTGTGGTTTTCTTGCACTTAGAACTCTCCAACTGTAAGACTTCTGAAGAAGTGATTCTTGGAAATCTCTTCACGAGGTGGCAAAATGATCATTGATCTCAGGTTGCGGGAATGGAATAAAAGGATGTTGGGAGGCAGGAGAATCAAGAAATACTAGAGAGCTGTGAGCCAGTTCTCCAAACCCTGGATGTGACTCTTGAGTCTTtatgtgactttttctttgcttttcttctcaacACTGAAGTGGGTGGGACTTTGTGTGCTCTGGTAAATGCTGTAGGGATGCCCCTTTCTCACTGCTACAGCATTCTCATTCCTTGGTCTGAGTATGCTGAACATGGCTACTAAAAGTCATGTGTAAGTCTGAGCATCCTTTGAAAGTGCAGGCCAGATGAAAGCTTTTGACCAAATAATTAATTTCGCTATTGTGATTTGGAACAACCATTTGTGGAATTAGGCTGAGGTGGTAAGGAAGACTCATTCTGGGCAAAGGTGTCTGGTTTGCCAGAAACCAAGGGGAAGATAGTGCTGAGGCTTCCTGAAAAgtctttttccttaaatataaatattctcctTGATGAGTCTTGGGGAATGGGTAGCTGGAGGATAATTTGTAATTTCTTCTAATTCCTTTGGCAGAGGGCACCCCATACTCTGCCTCAGCTTTTTAAATTGGGAAGCTGATACGCTCTCACCAACAGAAGAGAGTGTGCATCTCTTCTGACCTGTTTTGCTAATCACTGTTTCCTCCTCCTGTCTTCCACTGCTCCCCCTTTTTAAGCACACAAGCGTGGACAGTGAGGCGAACCTCCATTCTTCCTCCAGCACTTTTTCCACCACATCCAGCACGGTTTCTGCGCCTCCCCCAGTGGTCAGTGTCTCTTCCAGTCTCAACAGCGGCAGCAGCTTGGGCCTCAGCCTCAGCAGCAATTCCACTGTCACAGCCTCGACTCGGAGCTCAGTTGCTACAACTTCAGGTAGAAGGTGGATGGCATTCGTCTGGGACAGAGGAGAGAAGTAATTGTGTGACAGGATACAATGTGGTTTCTCTTTTAGGAAAAGCTCCTCCCAACCTCCCTCCTGGGGTCCCGCCATTGTTGCCTAATCCGTACATTATGGCTCCTGGGCTGTTACATGCCTATCCGGTAAGTGAGACGAGGCACCTTCTCCAGAAGGTGAAGGTGGGTGGCCACTCTAGAGAGGAAGGACTAAACAAAAGCCATTtcttctatttgtattttctgtgaGTGAAACACAGATTCTGGGCCTCTGAAGCCAAAGGCCAGAGTGTCCACCTGGAATCCCTTTTAGTTTTCTCAGAGAATTTTCTCTGGTTGGATTGATTCCCTGTCTTAGAGGGTCTGTGCTGGCTTTGACTAGTCAGAGCAGAGTTCCCTGACCTGATATCTGGGACTATCTAAGAGGGGCCGATGGACAGTGGTAGCTGTTTGCCCTGGGGTATCTTCCGTCAAATCCGTGGATTCATTGTTTATTAAGATGAAgggtatttatttgaaatgtttaaaaagacaTCTGTTCTTGCTCCTCAGTGTAGGTGAATATCATACAGAGGAAACAtccattttacatgttttttaacAATAAACATAACAACTTACTAGCTATAAAGTTacagaaaatgagtaaaatgtgaattctttctgaaagagataattttaagtatttattcattcatgagagacatatacagagagacagagacacggagggagaagcaggctccccacaaggagcccgatgtgggacttgatcctggatcccaggataatgccctgagctgaaggcagacattccaCCACTGagcatccaggcatcccagggaaaGCCTTAGGACCTTTTCCcaaatcacttaatctctttGTACTTCACTTCTTTCCTCTTAAACGAAACTGAAAGAAGTAATCTATGTCCTATTCTTCCTAGGAATGACTTagctctgggtgcctgggtggctcagtggttgagcctgtggggagcttgcttctccctctgcctttgtctctgcttctctctctctgtctctctcatgactaaataaataaaatctttaaaaaaaaaaaatgaatggcttAGCTTGTCTCTTAGCACCTTGGTTTGCTCCTATGGTAACCAGTTCCTATTAATATTGTTACGTGTTTGTATTTTCTAGCCACAAGTATATGGTTATGATGACTTACAGATGCTTCAGACAAGGTTTCCCTTGGTGAGTATGTGATGTAGAgcttaagaaaagaaagtgattttCACCTTACTGTTGAGAGGATTATTGTAGGTGTTCAGTTGATAACTCACAGGCTTAGCTCTCCCCAGCCTGTACCCTCCATGTGCAAACTTTGGTTCAAGATCTCTTAGAATACAGGCACTTGGGAAATGGTTTTAACAGAAGATAacttccctttttttaattggttgtGACTTCTTCAAAGTAAACAAGTTTTAAGCTAATGTATAGCTCAGAGTTCTCTGGAGCTCTCTGGATGCTTTTTATGTATCAGGCCCTTTGAATTACAGAAAGACTAGTTATTTTTCAGTAGTAGATTCTTAGGGATAGTACCTAAAGATTTGAGAATATCTTTGGTTCTGTTGGACTTGATGTATTTCCTGGTGAGCATACCCGTAGACCTCGTCTGACTGTGCTTGTGGCCAGGCGAGGGGGACAGTGTATGCAAGAGTAACTTGGAGTTCGTGCCAGGTCTAGCCAGCTAAATCAGTAGCTGGATAAATTGCAGCACTCCCAACATTCTGCCTCTTAACCCTGTGCTGTTACTCATGCTGGGGAGTGGCATTGAGTGTCTGctctttgatttctctcttctAGGATTACTACAGCATCCCATTTCCCACGCCCACCACTCCACTGACTGGGAGGGATGGTAGCCTGGCCAGCAACCCTTACTCTGGTACGGTTGGGATGGAGCCGAACGAAGGGAGAATGTGTTGGGATTGGTGAATAGCAAGAAAGGACCCATTTCTTACTTTAACTAAGACCTTTGGCAGAAGGTATAAAGCAGATGTGATGAATCAGGGTGGGTAGATTTGCAGTGCTGCTGAAGATtgagatttccttctcttcctgctttgtcGTCTCCCTAAAGTTCCGAAGTAATACCTTGACTTAGTTTTCTCTGCCATTCTCCAGTTTTTTCCAGGAAGTACAGTGCTTGAACTGGCCTTCCTTTGCCCCTCTTTGCTCCTGTTCTCTGCTCACAGTGGTAGTCTCGTTGCCTTGCTAAGCCACGATCCTTTTTATGCCTGACAGGTTGTCCTCTTTGACCTATCTTTTTCCCTGTTACTATTCTGAGTCCAGCAAAGAGTGTTCTTTGAGGGGAAGcaggggaaggtgggaagggtGGGGGATGAAGGATAGGAATGGATAGGGAAATCATGCAGGAGCTTTGATCTGGGGGCCTGTCTCCCACAGGATGGTACAGGCATCTGACATTTGGCTCAACTTTGCACTGTGCTGTGTGCTCAGTGGTGCCACATGTTGCTGCAAGGAAACGTAATTCAAAGAGTCTTGGATCAGGGTCTTCTGGAATCTTGTGAAGCCAAGAGAAGGAAATTTGCTTTAGGGTCAGGGGTGAAGGAAGTAGCAGCTACATTTAGCCTCTTCTGTCATAGGTGACCTCACAAAGTTTGGCCGTGGGGATGCctcctccccggccccggccACAACCTTGGCCCAACCCCAACAGAACCAGACGCAGACTCACCACACCACACAGCAGACATTCCTGAACCCGGCGCTGCCTCCTGGCTACAGTTATACCAGCCTGCCATACTACACAGGGGTTCCGGGCCTCCCCAGCACCTTCCAGTATGGGCCTGCTGTGTTCCCTGTGAGTACCTGGCCTTGGCCTTTCCTTGTGGCCATGACGAGTCCCAGCCTCCCAGACACTGTCCTAGCTGCCTTCAAGGCTATATGACTTTTTAATAATGGATGAGAAGAAATAGTTCTCCCTTTGGCCTGTTTCTGgcctggggacaggagggggGCTGGAATTGGTGGTATTGGGATAGAGGTTACCTGTTCTCTGTTCTCTAAAGAGGGGACATGACACCATACAGATGTGTCCCCTGGACTGCCCTTCTTCCCTGCTGCCACTCGCCCCTTTCTCGTCCTTCAGGCAACCATTTTGTGACTTCACTGGTAGATTTTATAAAGCTCCATAGGGAGCTCTATAaagcttatttcactaagcagaCTGATCAGCCTGCCTCAGGATGGTAGCTGTCTGAATGCCTGATTCCTGGAGTAGGACAGGTCGGGGGAAAGGCTCACTGTCACCGTGTCACCTCACTCCTGGCCCTTTTGCTCTTTAGGTGGCTCCTACCTCTTCCAAGCAGCATGGTGTGAATGTCAGCGTGAATGCATCGGCCACCCCTTTCCAACAGCCAAGTGGATATGGGTCTCATGGATACAACACTGGTAAGCTTACCTTGACCTGGGCTGTCCGTAATGGTTATAGGATATGACTGAAGGAGTTTCAGGGAGGAAGACGTGCTGCTTGAGAAAATAGGGTTGGTGAAGTGTGCCACTAGCAGCTCCATGTAAGATTTTTCATGTTTGGCTTATATGGGTGTCTATCTGAGCAGCACCAGCGGAGATGCTTAACGTTAAAACACATGTCCAGCACTCATGATGGGAATGCCCTGGGGCATGTGTTGGCTGTTAGAATATGTTGGCTGACCTAAACGTTGGGCGGGAAGCAGAGCCAGGGGCCCCAGTATTTCATGGAGATGTCAGTGGAGGTACGTGTTAGGATGTCTGGTAGTGGTAGTACAGAAGCAGAGGTGCTTCCTGAATAGCAGAGTTGGGTGGGTTTGGCATACACTCCTTTTCTCATGCAACCCCTTTCCGTTCCCTATTTGGGAGATCTAGGACgtggagagaaaggaatgggTTGTGAATGCTCAACACAGGGAGAGTTGGACCTTAGAATCCCTTGTTTGTATGGTTGGTTTCTTGGCAAGGTCTTTTTGCACATTTGATGGCAGGAGGGAAATGTAGAAATCCTCTCAATGGGCACTGACTGGAAAGATACCCGGTCTGTCCCCTGCTCCTATACCTGACACCTGCACTCCGCTTCTGGAGGACAGGGACTAAGGAGTCGTTTTTGAATTAAACCGTGCCATCTACTTTTGTCCATGATTTGTAGACAAATATGGGGAAGACGTTGTTGGAGTTGCAGAGAGTTGGGGTTGGGggtttttcaaaattctaagcTCACTTACGTGTTCATGGTGATTTGGATGGAGCTGCATCTGTGTTCTTACCCCTGTGTGGGCTCCAGGTGGGTCAGTTGCCCAAGGTTTTCCCTAATTGGGAAACTGAGCTGAGCACGGAGGGCAGTAGGCCTGGGAACTAACCTGGAGCTGTGAGCTGTGTCGGAGCACTCTGGGTGAGTCTGGATTTAACCTGGAGAAATCCTGGCATGCCTCACTCCTTGGAGCTGCTCCTCTCACTGAGCAAGATGCACCCTAATCCTTGGTGGGGAGGATTATAAGCTCTCTGGACTTGGAATGGCCCCATTCTCAGAACATTAGATTTAAGGTTTAGTTGGACCAGATTCAAGAATTTTAAGAGGTAGGTGATTGATAACATAAGAGAATGGCAAACCTCATTCTGGAAATCTTAGTTTCTTATCTCCCTTAAGATTTCAGAAATCTACTGTAACAGTTTTTTGAGCACCCCCAGTTCCCAACCCCACAGAGGGCTCTTGTCATCCCATTCCGCATCAAcctctaaattcatttatttttatgtatttgattcCTTTTAGGAAGAAAATATCCACCCCCTTACAAGCATTTCTGGACGGCAGAGAGCTAATTTGGCCCAAGGCTGGGGGctatgttttgtgtgtgtgtataaatttgcACTGAAGTCTTGTTTCAGAAACCAGACCACTGAGGAGAGCCTGCTGAGCTGAGGCCATGGCCTGCGTGGCTTGGGGAAATGAGTTGGTGGATACCTTCTGGGCTTTGAACTTGCCCTtcccccatttccctctcccccatGTGTCTGACCCTGTCTTACCCATTTCGAGTTCAAGCGGTGCAGCACCTCCGAAGCATCAATGCACACACCTGCTGTTGCTTTTGATTCTGGAAGGCATGTAGTTTCAACttgtaacaaaatatttgtaGTCTTCAATAAACTGTGGTATTTCTTTAGCTAACTCTGGCGTTCTTTCCGTGCATGTCTTTCTGGACACTAGGAGCCAATGTTGTGCTGTGGatgaaggggggcgggggggagggctTTTCAATCAAATCCCATATAGCCAAAGAACTGTTAACTTCTCATCATGGTGATTTTATGAAGGGGGGCGAGGGGCAGCAGCCTCAGTTTCCAACCCTTTGATTGATCAGTAAAGAAAGCTATTTGTAGAAAATCCCTGATTCTCCCTGCTTATTACAGCTCTTCACTTTTCCACTCAGCTCTTTCCCTGGTCTCTGAcgtgagcagagggaaaggacagAAACCGCTTGGAGTGTCCTGTCATGGTGAAAGGCAGAAGAGGTGGTTTTCAGAGCTGGTTTAGGGAAGTGGCTTCCAAGGGCCTTGGCCAGGTGGCTGGTTGAGATCTGATGAAGTCTTTAGTGACCAGCTAGTTGATGACTCAGGCTGTGTACACTGTGCTAGCCTGCAACATCGTTCTTATTCTTTATCCCTTGGTAGGCTTTTCAGGGATTGTGGAGTACTCGTGGTTTTGCACTTGTGGGTGTAGCTAAGGATGCGTGGGAGAGGTTTGCTTAGATGACTCCTTGACTATGGAAATTCTTATCCTCACTCAGTCTAATTACTAGTACACCTCACCCCTTTGTTGACAGTTACCTTGTAGGCTGAGAACACCACCCTTTGTTCATTGGAAACCCAGATACCCCATTCCCCTAGAGGCTGCCATGCTGGGAGACGTTAGTTCTCGTTTCTCCTCCACTGTCCACATCATGTCAGTGTGGTCGTCACTGCTTGGGAGTGGGGGATAGACGGGATGTTGACTGTTGGAAGGAAAGCTCTAGTCTGATGAGCTTTCTCATAACTGGTGAAGGGTAAGTGGGGAAGCTGACAGCTGTTCCATTAGTGCTCACACTCAGGCTGTTAGGGCTGCTACACTGTCGTCTCATCCTGCATCTCCAGTCCCTTTAACCACTCAGACTACAGCCTCAGGCCTAGAAGCTGGATGTTAACTAGTCCAGACTCTGGAAAGAATGAAACCGGGGTGGGGGGCATTCCAGAACTAAACTCCTCCCTGCTACCCAGCTCTAGA
It contains:
- the UBAP2L gene encoding ubiquitin-associated protein 2-like isoform X10, with amino-acid sequence MMTSVGTNRARGNWEQPQNQNQMQHKQRPQATAEQIRLAQMISDHNDADFEEKVKQLIDITGKNQDECVIALHDCNGDVNRAINVLLEGNPDTHSWEMVGKKKGVSGQKDGGQTESNEEGKENRDRDRDYSRRRGGPPRRGRGASRGREFRGQENGIDGTKSGGPSGRGTERGRRGRGRGRGGSGRRGGRFSAQGMGTFNPADYAEPANTDDNYGNNSGNTWNNTGHFEPDDGTSAWRTATEEWGTEDWNEDLSETKIFTASNVSSVPLPAENVTITAGQRIDLAVLLGKTPSSVENDSSNLDPSQAPSLAQPLVFSNSKQSAITQPASGNTFSHHSMVSMLGKGFGDVGEAKGGSTTGSQFLEQFKTAQALAQLAAQHSQSGTTTTSSWDMGSASQSPSLVQYDLKNPNDSTVHSPFTKRQAFTPSSTMMEVFLQEKPSAVATSTAAPPPPSSPLPSKSTSAPQMSPGSSDNQSSSPQPAQQKLKQQKKKASLTSKIPALAVEMPGSADISGLNLQFGALQFGSEPVLSDYESTPTTSASSSQAPSSLYTSTASESSSTISSNQSQESGYQSGPIQSTTYTSQNNAQGPLYEQRSTQTRRYPSSISSSPQKDLTQAKNGFSSVQATQLQTTQSVEGATGAAVKSDSPSAPGIPPLSETVSAASLLTTAGQHSSSLGGLSHGEESPNTTTTQHSSTLSTQQNTLSSSTSSGRTSTSTLLHTSVDSEANLHSSSSTFSTTSSTVSAPPPVVSVSSSLNSGSSLGLSLSSNSTVTASTRSSVATTSGKAPPNLPPGVPPLLPNPYIMAPGLLHAYPPQVYGYDDLQMLQTRFPLDYYSIPFPTPTTPLTGRDGSLASNPYSGDLTKFGRGDASSPAPATTLAQPQQNQTQTHHTTQQTFLNPALPPGYSYTSLPYYTGVPGLPSTFQYGPAVFPVAPTSSKQHGVNVSVNASATPFQQPSGYGSHGYNTGRKYPPPYKHFWTAES
- the UBAP2L gene encoding ubiquitin-associated protein 2-like isoform X5; translated protein: MMTSVGTNRARGNWEQPQNQNQMQHKQRPQATAEQIRLAQMISDHNDADFEEKVKQLIDITGKNQDECVIALHDCNGDVNRAINVLLEGNPDTHSWEMVGKKKGVSGQKDGGQTESNEEGKENRDRDRDYSRRRGGPPRRGRGASRGREFRGQENGIDGTKSGGPSGRGTERGRRGRGRGRGGSGRRGGRFSAQGMGTFNPADYAEPANTDDNYGNNSGNTWNNTGHFEPDDGTSAWRTATEEWGTEDWNEDLSETKIFTASNVSSVPLPAENVTITAGQRIDLAVLLGKTPSSVENDSSNLDPSQAPSLAQPLVFSNSKQSAITQPASGNTFSHHSMVSMLGKGFGDVGEAKGGSTTGSQFLEQFKTAQALAQLAAQHSQSGTTTTSSWDMGSASQSPSLVQYDLKNPNDSTVHSPFTKRQAFTPSSTMMEVFLQEKPSAVATSTAAPPPPSSPLPSKSTSAPQMSPGSSDNQSSSPQPAQQKLKQQKKKASLTSKIPALAVEMPGSADISGLNLQFGALQFGSEPVLSDYESTPTTSASSSQAPSSLYTSTASESSSTISSNQSQESGYQSGPIQSTTYTSQNNAQGPLYEQRSTQTRRYPSSISSSPQKDLTQAKNGFSSVQATQLQTTQSVEGATGAAVKSDSPSAPGIPPLSETVSAASLLTTAGQHSSSLGGLSHGEESPNTTTTQHSSTLSTQQNTLSSSTSSGRTSTSTLLHTSVDSEANLHSSSSTFSTTSSTVSAPPPVVSVSSSLNSGSSLGLSLSSNSTVTASTRSSVATTSGKAPPNLPPGVPPLLPNPYIMAPGLLHAYPPQVYGYDDLQMLQTRFPLDYYSIPFPTPTTPLTGRDGSLASNPYSGDLTKFGRGDASSPAPATTLAQPQQNQTQTHHTTQQTFLNPALPPGYSYTSLPYYTGVPGLPSTFQYGPAVFPVAPTSSKQHGVNVSVNASATPFQQPSGYGSHGYNTGVSVTSSNTGVPDISGSVYSKTQQSFEKQGFHSGTPAASFNLPSALGSGGPINPATAAAYPPAPFMHILTPHQQPHSQILHHHLQQDGQLPYLQMILCCQRQQEEQTGSGQRSQTSSIPQKPQTNKSAYNSYSWGAN